Sequence from the Streptomyces peucetius genome:
CGTCACCTACGCCGCGTGGCCGTTCCATCGTGCGGCGTGGACGAACGCGCGGCATGGTGCGGCGACGATGGACACGCTGATCTCGGTGGGGACGTCGGCGGCGTTCGTGTGGTCGGTGTGGGCGTTGTTCTTCGGGACGGCCGGTACGCCGGGGATGACGCATCCGTTCGAGTTCACGATCGCGCGCAGTGACGGGGCGGGGAACATCTATCTGGAGGCGGCGGCGGGGGTGACGGCGTTCATCCTGGCGGGCCGGTACTTCGAGGCGCGGTCGAAGCGGAAGGCGGGTGCGGCGCTCAAGGCGTTGCTGGAGTTGGGGGCGAAGGAGGTCACCGTGGTGCGCGGTGGCCGTCAGGAGACGATCGCGACCGGGGATCTGGTGGTGGGTGACCGGTTCCTGGTGCGGCCCGGTGAGAAGATCGCCACGGACGGCACGGTGGTGGAGGGGTCGTCGGCGGTGGATGCGTCGATGCTGACCGGTGAGTCGGTGCCGGTGGAGGTGTCGGTCGGTGACGCGGTGACCGGGGCGACGTTGAACGCGGGTGGCCGGCTGGTGGTGGAGGCCACCCGGGTGGGGGCGGACACGCAGTTGGCGCGGATGGCGAAGCTGGTGGAGGACGCGCAGAACGGCAAGGCCGCGGCGCAGCGGCTGGCCGACCGGATCTCCGCGGTGTTCGTGCCCGTCGTGATCGCTCTGGCGCTGGGCACGTTGGGGTTCTGGCTCGGCAACGGCTCGGGGTTGACGGCGGCGTTCACCGCGGCGGTCGCCGTGTTGATCATCGCCTGCCCCTGTGCGCTGGGTCTGGCCACCCCGACCGCGTTGATGGTCGGCACCGGTCGCGGCGCGCAGCTGGGGATTCTGATCAAGGGCCCGGAGGTGCTGGAGACCACCCGCAAGGTCGACACCATCGTGCTGGACAAGACCGGCACGGTGACCACCGGGCGGATGACGCTGCTGGCCGTCCACACCGTCGAGGGCACCGAGGAGAGGGAGGTGCTGCGGCTGGCCGGTGCGCTGGAGAACGCCTCCGAGCACCCCGTCGCCCAGGCCGTGGCCACCGGCGCCGCCGAGCGGCTCGGCGCCCTGCCGGACCCGGAGGACTTCGCCAACGTCCCCGGCCTGGGCGTGCAGGGCATCGTCGACGGCCACGCCGTCCTCGTCGGCCGCACCAAACTCCTGGCCGAGTGGTCCATCGAGCTGCCCGCCGATCTGGCCCGGGCCCGGCACGACGCCGAGGCCGCCGGCCGCACCGCGATCACCGTCGCCTGGGACGGAGCCGCCCGCGCCGTCCTGGAGGTCGCCGACGCCGTCAAGGACACCAGCCCCCAGGCCATCCGCCGCCTGCGCGCCCTGGGCCTGACCCCGATCCTGCTGACCGGCGACAACAAGACCGTCGCCGACAGCGTCGCCACCGAGGTCGGCATCGACGAGGTCATCGCCGAGGTCATGCCCGAGGACAAGGTCGACGTCGTCAAACGCCTCCAGGCCGAAGGCCGCAGCGTCGCCATGGTCGGCGACGGCGTCAACGACGCCGCCGCCCTCGCCCAGGCCGACCTCGGCCTCGCCATGGGCACCGGCACCGACGCCGCCATCGAAGCCGGCGACCTCACCCTCGTCCGCGGCGACCTGAACGCCGCCGCCGACGCCATCCGCCTCTCCCGCCGCACCCTGGGCACCATCCGCTCCAACCTCTTCTGGGCCTTCGCCTACAACATCGCCGCCCTCCCCCTCGCCGCCGCCGGACTCCTCAACCCCATGATCGCCGGAGCCGCCATGGCCTTCTCCTCCGTCTTCGTCGTCGGCAACTCCCTGCGCCTGCGCAGCTTCAAAGCAACCTGAGCGGAGGCTCCAAGAGAAATGGCCGGTTACGAGCACCAGAAGGACGACGTACTCAGGCGCCTCAAGCGCATCGAAGGCCAGGTGCGCGGCCTGCACCGCATGGTCGACGAAGACACCTACTGCATCGACGTCCTCACGCAGATCTCGGCAACGGGTGCCGCGTTGAGGTCATGCGCACTCGCTCTGCTGGACGAACACCTCAACTGCTGCGTCGCCGAAGCGGTTTCGGCGGGCGGTGACCAGGCCAAGGCCAAGGTGAGTGAGGCCTCGCAGGCCATCGCACGACTCGTGAAGGCGTAAGAGGCCGGGAATCGCCGACACGACCGTCCGCCATACCCCGAGGGGGTATGGCGGATCCGTCGTGCAGGCCTCACCCTACGATGTGACACATCGTGAGCGGTTCGGGGCGGGGAGAGGGACATCGTGCGACGGCTGGGGGAACTGGAAGCGGAGATCATGGACCGCCTCTGGCGATGGCAGACACCGTCGACGGTCCGCCGGATCGTCGACGACCTCAACCGGAGCCGGCCGATCGCCTACACCACGGTCATGACGGTCGCCGACATCCTGCACACCAAGGGCTGGCTGCGGCGCGAGAAGGTGGGACGCGCCTGGGTCTACGAGGCCCGGCAGAGCCGGGAGCAGTACACGGCCGGCCTGATGCAGGCCGCCCTCGGAGACACCGAGAACAGGCAGGGAGCCCTCCTCCACTTCGTCGAGCACATGTCCACGGAGGACGTACAGGCCCTGGACGCCGCGCTGCGCGCGGTCCACCGGCCCGACGCCGACGGCAGTTCACGGTGAACCACCACGTGGTGCCGCCACTGGTGCTGGCGATCCTCGCAGGGGCGGTCCTCCCGCTCCCGCTCGCCCGTAGCCGCTGGTCCCACCAGGCCCCCCGGCTGGCGATCGCCACCTGGACCGTCCTTGCCGGCGTCTTCACCGTGGCATCGGCGCTGACCGTGCTCCAGCTGCTGCTCCCTTACAGAAGCAGCCACCGCCTCGCCGACGGCCTGGAGGACTGCCTGCCGTGGACGCCGCGCGGCTGTGCGGCGCCCGGGGCCGGAAGTCTCGTCCCCGCCGACTTCTTGGCGGCGCTCGGCGCAACAGCGGTACTCCTTCTTCCTGTGGCCCTGTTTCTGCGGCAGGCAATCCATGCCCGGCGCCGGCGGTCGCGCCATGCCGAATTGCTGCACTTCATCGGCCGGACGGAATCAAGGCTGGGAGCGACGGTCCTGGACCATCCGACTCCGGCCATTTACTGCTTGCCCGGGCGGACATCGCGAGTGGTTGTCAGTACGGGCGCGCTCCGCGTCCTCACCGGCGCCCAACTCGACGCCGTGCTCCACCATGAACGAGCACATATCACCGGTCGGCACCACCTGCTGACCGTGGGCGCGCAGGCCGCCGCCCACATATTCCCCGCCCTGCCACTCTTTCGGCATATTCAGGATGCCGTACCGCTGCTGCTGGAGATGGCCGCCGACGACCGAGCGCTGCGCCGGTGCTCACGAGAAGCGCTCGCCACGGCGCTGTACGCGATGGCAGCAGGGCAGGCGCCCCAGCCGGCCATGGCGGCCGGCGGCCCTTCCGCCGTTCTGCGCGTCCGCCGGATTCTGACGCCTGAAGCTGGACATCCCGTACTGCAGGGGTTGTTGACGACCGCCGCCGCCATCGGAGCGGTCACACCGTTGGTCATGGCCTGTTGTTCAATACCGGGCTAATTCTTTTACGGAAGTACTTAGTACTTTCGTAAATCCTCTGTATGCGGCCGGGAACGTCAATGGGCGGCTATTGTGGGCTCGTTGGAGCATGTGACACACCCTCGGGAGGTCCAGAGCCCATGCACCCCGTGGAGGTGCGTTCCGCAACCCCTGCCGAGGCATCCGCAATATCGCGCCTCCTGGCAGAAGCAATACGCGACACCTATACCGGCGTTCTGGATGAAGCGGCCGTCCAGCACTTGGTGAGCAGCAATTGCTCACTGACCCGCATCAGGGCCGAGATCGGCATCCCCGGCGGCGCACCCGGGTGGCTCGGGTGGCTCGTCGCCATGGAGGGCGACCGAGTGGTGGGCGCCGCCGCCGGAGGCGTACCGACCGCCGGCGAGGGTGAGTTGTACACCCTGTGCGCCGCGCTCGACCGACGCGGCAGGGACGTCGGAAGCACGCTGCTCACCGCGGCGACGGAGCTCATGCTCGAACACGACGCCGAGCAGCAGTCGGTGACGCTGCACTCGGAGCAGGACCCGACCGGGGGTTTCTTCCGCCGCCACGGGTTCACCGGCTCGGGCACCCGGCTGGTGCGCGGCCTGTAGAGACGGGCGACGCACCGGCAGCGCACGTCACCGTCCTCCGCGAACATCCGTGGCGCATCCACGCTATGGCGTGGATGCGCAACCGTTGGCGCTGGCCCCACCGGCGGGGTTCGGGAACCATTGTGGTCAGCGGGGTTCCGGCGGAGCCGGGCCCAGCCTCGACGGCAGGACCAGGCCGAGCGCCCGCGGAGGACCCATGCGCACCCAGACCGAGACTCCCGTGCGCGCCGCACTCGACGTCCTGTCGGTTCGGACCCCGGTCGCACCGCCCCTGCCCTTGCGGCTCCCGGGCCTGGAGTCGGTGTCACCGATCGACGAGCAGGACATGTGGCTGCACGAATCGCTGCTCGGCCCGTACAGCGAGGACATCCTGGAGTATCTGAACCTGGCCAGGCGCACCGGCGGCCGGGTTCTCGACCTGGGTTCCGGTTCCGGGCGGCTGGCCGTGCCGTTCGCACAGCACGGCTTCCAGGTGGACGCCGTGGACAGGGACGCCGCGAGCCTCGCACGGCTGCGTTCGTGGGCCGCCCGTATCGGTCCGCGCGCCCGGTGCTCCCTCTCCACCACCCGCGCGGATCTCGATCACCTGAAACTGCATCAGCACTACGACCTGGCGATCCTGGCAGGGGCCATGGTGTCCGCGGTGTCCCCCGACGCCCGCCCGGGGCTGTTGCACGAGGTCGCCTCCCACCTGAACAGAGGCGGCATGCTCGCGCTCGACTACACGTCGCACGAGCTCGACGGGCTCTCCCGGGCGCCGCGCCGCACGTGGCGCTTCCAGGTGCCGCGCTTCGACGGCCGTTCCGAGTGGACCGTGGCCCGGCAGGTGTTCGATCCGGAGGCCATGACCGAGCGGATCACGTACCACTCGGAGCGCTCCGGAGCCGGAGCGCAGACCCACAGCTCGGTGCTGACCACGTTCAAGTGGGTCGTCGACCAGGACATTCTGCGGGACGAGCTCGACGCGGCCGGCCTCCGTGTCGCCGAGCGGAAGCAACAGCGCCTCGATCGCCGGACCTTGAGCGTCTTCCTCGTCTGTCACGCACAGAAGTGACTCGCGTCACATCATCGATCAAGGGTGCGAGGCGTGCACCACATCTGTGTCTAAGGTGTGACGGGGTGCGATGTTTCCAGGTGAGCCAGGGGGGCGCTGCGCGTGGGGAAAACCGACAAAACAGGGACGCAGTCGGCCGATCTGACACTTTCCTTGTACCAGGAGCTGCGTGCCCGCGGGGCGGGAAGCTACGAGAAGGCAGTCGTCGATCTGGAGCTGGACGTCGACGAACGGGAGCGATGTCGCTCCGAGTTGCTGGACTTAGGTCTCATCGTCCCCACGGGCGAGAAGCATGCCAGCCGTCTCGACGCGGAGGGCGACGCGCCCGGCGACGCCGAAACCGACACCGTCGCGGTCATCGACCCGGAGATCGCGTTGCTCCGGCTGCTCCAGCGCGAGCAGCAGCGCCTCCAGGAGCATCTCGCCGAGGCCGACCGGTCGTACAGCGCGCTCGAATCACTGGCCGGCCGCTTCCTGAGGCCCGGCACCCTCACCAAGGGCACCGAGGTCGAAGTCGAGGTTCTCACCGACTACCGCCGTATCCAGCAGGTGCTCGAAGACATGAGCCACGTGGTGCGGCACGAAGAAGCCATGATGCATCCGGGGACGCTGCAGCGGGAGTTCCCCGAACGCGTCCTGGAGCGTGACCGGCGCCAGCTCGACAAGGGCGTACGCATCCGGGCGATCTTCAACCAGCGGTTCGTCTCCGTGCCCGAGCAGGCCGAGTACTTCCGGCGCAAGGCCGAGCAGGGTGCCGAGATCCGCATGTCCCCGGTGGTGCCCATGAACATGGTCATCGCCGACCACCATTTCGCCCTCATCCCGCTGGATCCGTCGAACCCGACCCTGGGCGCCATCCTCGCCCGCGGCGCCGCGCTGGTCCGCTCCTATCTGGCCCTCTACGAGTACTGCTGGCACACGGCCACGCCCTATGGGGAAGTGCTCAACTCGGAACAGGGCGGCGACGGTCTGACGGAACAGCAGCGGGCGGCCCTGCGCATGCTCGCGTCGGGCATGAAGGACGAGAAGATCGCCCGCAGCATGGGCGTCTCCTTGCGGACCGTCAGCCGCATGCTGTCGGAGGTCATGGCCGAACTCGGCGCGTCCAGCCGTTTCGAGGCGGGCGTACGGGCCGCGCGGCTCGGCTGGCTCGACTGAGCCTCCTGGCTCCCCACCGGGCGGCCCTCGTCACTTCTTGGGGACCAAGAGGTACGATGCCCGCAAAGGTTTGGTCCAACCAGGTGGCGGAGATCATGACACGCGAGGTAATGACGACCGAGCGCGATGCGGCGATACAGCGGCTCCGCGACGTCGGCCTGCGCGTGACGGGTCCGCGCC
This genomic interval carries:
- a CDS encoding GNAT family N-acetyltransferase, which translates into the protein MSSNCSLTRIRAEIGIPGGAPGWLGWLVAMEGDRVVGAAAGGVPTAGEGELYTLCAALDRRGRDVGSTLLTAATELMLEHDAEQQSVTLHSEQDPTGGFFRRHGFTGSGTRLVRGL
- a CDS encoding heavy metal translocating P-type ATPase, with protein sequence MGTPTTTAGTAAVELAIGGMTCASCAARIEKKLNRMDGVEATVNYATEKAKVTFTEDVAVADLIATVEATGYTAHEPTPPRPESRAGGTDGADEESRADEELRPLRQRLVTAVVLAVPVIAMAMVPALQIEYWQWLSLTLAAPVVTYAAWPFHRAAWTNARHGAATMDTLISVGTSAAFVWSVWALFFGTAGTPGMTHPFEFTIARSDGAGNIYLEAAAGVTAFILAGRYFEARSKRKAGAALKALLELGAKEVTVVRGGRQETIATGDLVVGDRFLVRPGEKIATDGTVVEGSSAVDASMLTGESVPVEVSVGDAVTGATLNAGGRLVVEATRVGADTQLARMAKLVEDAQNGKAAAQRLADRISAVFVPVVIALALGTLGFWLGNGSGLTAAFTAAVAVLIIACPCALGLATPTALMVGTGRGAQLGILIKGPEVLETTRKVDTIVLDKTGTVTTGRMTLLAVHTVEGTEEREVLRLAGALENASEHPVAQAVATGAAERLGALPDPEDFANVPGLGVQGIVDGHAVLVGRTKLLAEWSIELPADLARARHDAEAAGRTAITVAWDGAARAVLEVADAVKDTSPQAIRRLRALGLTPILLTGDNKTVADSVATEVGIDEVIAEVMPEDKVDVVKRLQAEGRSVAMVGDGVNDAAALAQADLGLAMGTGTDAAIEAGDLTLVRGDLNAAADAIRLSRRTLGTIRSNLFWAFAYNIAALPLAAAGLLNPMIAGAAMAFSSVFVVGNSLRLRSFKAT
- a CDS encoding M56 family metallopeptidase, which encodes MLAILAGAVLPLPLARSRWSHQAPRLAIATWTVLAGVFTVASALTVLQLLLPYRSSHRLADGLEDCLPWTPRGCAAPGAGSLVPADFLAALGATAVLLLPVALFLRQAIHARRRRSRHAELLHFIGRTESRLGATVLDHPTPAIYCLPGRTSRVVVSTGALRVLTGAQLDAVLHHERAHITGRHHLLTVGAQAAAHIFPALPLFRHIQDAVPLLLEMAADDRALRRCSREALATALYAMAAGQAPQPAMAAGGPSAVLRVRRILTPEAGHPVLQGLLTTAAAIGAVTPLVMACCSIPG
- a CDS encoding class I SAM-dependent methyltransferase; the protein is MRTQTETPVRAALDVLSVRTPVAPPLPLRLPGLESVSPIDEQDMWLHESLLGPYSEDILEYLNLARRTGGRVLDLGSGSGRLAVPFAQHGFQVDAVDRDAASLARLRSWAARIGPRARCSLSTTRADLDHLKLHQHYDLAILAGAMVSAVSPDARPGLLHEVASHLNRGGMLALDYTSHELDGLSRAPRRTWRFQVPRFDGRSEWTVARQVFDPEAMTERITYHSERSGAGAQTHSSVLTTFKWVVDQDILRDELDAAGLRVAERKQQRLDRRTLSVFLVCHAQK
- a CDS encoding BlaI/MecI/CopY family transcriptional regulator — translated: MRRLGELEAEIMDRLWRWQTPSTVRRIVDDLNRSRPIAYTTVMTVADILHTKGWLRREKVGRAWVYEARQSREQYTAGLMQAALGDTENRQGALLHFVEHMSTEDVQALDAALRAVHRPDADGSSR
- a CDS encoding metal-sensitive transcriptional regulator codes for the protein MAGYEHQKDDVLRRLKRIEGQVRGLHRMVDEDTYCIDVLTQISATGAALRSCALALLDEHLNCCVAEAVSAGGDQAKAKVSEASQAIARLVKA
- a CDS encoding helix-turn-helix transcriptional regulator, with protein sequence MYQELRARGAGSYEKAVVDLELDVDERERCRSELLDLGLIVPTGEKHASRLDAEGDAPGDAETDTVAVIDPEIALLRLLQREQQRLQEHLAEADRSYSALESLAGRFLRPGTLTKGTEVEVEVLTDYRRIQQVLEDMSHVVRHEEAMMHPGTLQREFPERVLERDRRQLDKGVRIRAIFNQRFVSVPEQAEYFRRKAEQGAEIRMSPVVPMNMVIADHHFALIPLDPSNPTLGAILARGAALVRSYLALYEYCWHTATPYGEVLNSEQGGDGLTEQQRAALRMLASGMKDEKIARSMGVSLRTVSRMLSEVMAELGASSRFEAGVRAARLGWLD